The following coding sequences lie in one Arachis hypogaea cultivar Tifrunner chromosome 4, arahy.Tifrunner.gnm2.J5K5, whole genome shotgun sequence genomic window:
- the LOC112796534 gene encoding glycerol-3-phosphate acyltransferase 9 codes for MTTTGTLKSSSSELDLDRPNIEDYLPTGSSIQQEPHGKLRLHDLLDISPTLSEAAGAIVDDSFTRCFKSNPPEPWNWNVYLFPLWCCGVVFRYLILFPARILVLTIGWIIFLSSFIPVHFLLKGQDKLRRNIERSLVEMMCSFFVASWTGVVKYHGPRPSRRPKQVFVANHTSMIDFIILEQMTAFAVIMQKHPGWVGLLQSTILESVGCIWFNRTEAKDREIVARKLREHVQGADNNPLLIFPEGTCVNNHYTVMFKKGAFELGCTVCPVAIKYNKIFVDAFWNSRKQSFTKHLLQLMTSWAVVCDVWYLEPQNLKPGETPIEFAERVRDIISHRAGLKKVPWDGYLKYSRPSPKHRERKQQNFAESMLRRLEEK; via the exons ATGACTACCACTGGGACACTCAAGTCTTCTagttctgaattggatcttgatcGACCCAACATAGAAGATTACCTGCCAACAGGATCCTCCATTCAACAAGAACCTCATGGAAAGCTTCGCCT GCATGATTTGCTCGATATTTCTCCTACTTTATCTGAGGCAGCTGGTGCTATTGTAGAT GACTCATTCACAAGATGTTTCAAGTCAAATCCTCCTGAACCATGGAACTGGAATGTTTATTTATTCCCTTTGTGGTGTTGTGGAGTTGTATTTCGATATTTGATTCTGTTTCCGGCAAG GATTCTGGTGCTAACAATAGGATGGATAATATTTCTTTCATCATTCATTCCAGTGCACTTCCTATTGAAGGGACAAGACAAATTGAGGAGAAATATTGAG AGGTCATTGGTGGAGATGATGTGTAGTTTCTTTGTTGCATCTTGGACTGGGGTTGTCAAGTACCATGGGCCAAGGCCTAGCAGGCGACCGAAACAG GTTTTTGTGGCCAACCATACTTCCATGATTGATTTCATTATCTTAGAACAGATGACAGCATTTGCTGTTATTATGCAGAAGCATCCTGGATGGGTTG GACTATTGCAGAGTACCATTTTGGAGAGCGTAGGATGTATTTGGTTCAATCGTACAGAGGCAAAGGATCGAGAAATTGTGGCGAGGAA ATTGAGGGAACATGTCCAGGGAGCTGACAATAACCCTCTTCTCATATTTCCTGAAGGGACTTGCGTAAATAATCACTATACAGTTATGTTCAAAAAG ggTGCCTTCGAACTTGGATGCACAGTTTGCCCAGTTGCAATAAAGtacaataaaatttttgttgatgctTTTTGGAATAGTCGAAA ACAATCTTTCACTAAGCATTTGTTGCAGCTAATGACATCATGGGCTGTTGTTTGTGATGTTTGGTACTTGGAGCCACAAAATCTGAAGCCTGGAGAGACACCCATTGAGTTTGCAGAGAG GGTAAGAGACATAATCTCACATCGTGCCGGCCTTAAAAAGGTTCCATGGGATGGATACCTGAAGTATTCTCGTCCTAGCCCAAAGCATAGAGAACGAAA GCAACAGAACTTTGCCGAGTCAATGCTACGGCGTTTGGAGGAAAAATGA